In Musa acuminata AAA Group cultivar baxijiao chromosome BXJ2-3, Cavendish_Baxijiao_AAA, whole genome shotgun sequence, the following proteins share a genomic window:
- the LOC135606401 gene encoding RING-H2 finger protein ATL13-like, with the protein MDWVLHESIKGGDFSSPIPLPLPVPPPPPPVINSERRINLSILIIFLILAIIFFITGLRHLLVRYLLRPTSREREDLNNVTALQGQLQRLFHLHDAGVDQSFIDTLPVFLYKSIIYLGDPFDCAVCLCQFEADDKLRLLPKYSHAFHVQCIDTWLMSHSTCPLCRRSLLPDLSPTDSFGPVVLVLEPGSESSRETASEREDSMPNVDLGSNGDEDTGPSIVHTSQRAVEMAEREEVGMALPVSEASETKVVPVKLGKFRSVYVGEGSSTANGNLDQRRCFSMGSYEYVMDDRALLQVPIKPPKMKPEHRFAVSKFGCHSRRGVFKGSDALRATEFRGDAGNVGISSHLHMKESFSVSKIWLQSEKEKSMAGDSSRRALSFRTGDELYLINGISHAATASELDPTAGEKSASEVDLDVEVGRCNDGVGSWSDGAFSFARRTLLRLAGRQNL; encoded by the coding sequence ATGGACTGGGTCTTGCATGAAAGCATCAAAGGAGGGGACTTTTCTTCCCCAATCCCACTCCCATTACCAgtcccaccacctcctcctcctgttATTAATTCTGAGAGAAGGATTAATCTTAGTATCCTTATCATATTTCTCATACTAGCAATCATCTTCTTCATCACTGGGCTCCGCCACCTCCTTGTGAGATACCTTCTCAGGCCTACCAGCAGGGAGCGAGAAGACTTGAACAACGTTACAGCACTGCAAGGACAGCTGCAGCGGCTGTTCCATCTCCATGATGCAGGGGTGGACCAGTCCTTCATCGACACTCTCCCAGTCTTTCTCTACAAATCCATCATATACCTCGGGGACCCATTCGATTGTGCTGTCTGCCTCTGTCAGTTTGAGGCTGATGACAAGCTCAGGTTGCTCCCAAAGTACAGCCATGCCTTCCATGTACAGTGCATAGATACTTGGCTCATGTCCCACTCCACCTGTCCTCTTTGCAGAAGAAGCCTTCTTCCCGACCTCTCTCCCACCGACAGTTTTGGTCCCGTAGTCCTTGTTCTTGAGCCTGGAAGTGAGAGCTCAAGAGAGACTGCTTCTGAGAGGGAGGACTCTATGCCCAATGTTGACCTTGGTTCTAATGGAGACGAAGACACTGGGCCTTCCATCGTCCACACTTCCCAAAGGGCGGTGGAGATGGCAGAAAGGGAAGAAGTTGGTATGGCACTGCCAGTTTCAGAGGCTTCGGAGACAAAGGTAGTGCCCGTCAAACTTGGCAAGTTTAGGAGCGTGTATGTCGGTGAAGGAAGCAGCACTGCCAACGGTAACTTGGACCAGAGGAGGTGCTTCTCCATGGGTTCGTACGAGTATGTGATGGATGATAGGGCATTGCTTCAGGTTCCCATCAAACCACCAAAGATGAAGCCCGAGCACCGGTTTGCGGTGTCGAAGTTCGGTTGCCATTCGAGAAGGGGTGTGTTTAAAGGATCGGATGCACTGAGAGCTACAGAATTCAGAGGTGACGCTGGTAATGTCGGTATCAGCAGTCATCTGCACATGAAAGAGAGCTTCTCGGTTTCCAAGATATGGCTTCAGTCCGAGAAAGAGAAATCTATGGCCGGGGATTCTTCCCGGCGGGCCCTTTCTTTCAGGACTGGCGATGAATTGTATCTAATAAACGGTATCAGCCATGCTGCTACTGCATCTGAATTAGATCCCACAGCTGGGGAGAAGAGTGCAAGCGAAGTAGATTTAGATGTGGAGGTAGGAAGATGCAACGACGGCGTCGGATCTTGGTCTGATGGGGCATTCTCATTTGCCAGGAGAACATTGCTCCGGTTAGCAGGAAGGCAGAATTTATGA